In Rahnella sikkimica, one DNA window encodes the following:
- a CDS encoding DUF523 domain-containing protein, with amino-acid sequence MMNKILVSACLMGFKVRYDGSEKAQMTDQLQRWQKEQRLVIHCPELAAGLPVPRPPAEIVSTDDQDVMQAQVRIHEMTGQDVTEHYQLAAWLALRTAQESGCTAALLTDGSPTCGSQFIYDGSFSGQRKSGMGVAASLLAEHGIAVFSEKRLADLIAWIDEKER; translated from the coding sequence ATGATGAATAAAATACTGGTAAGTGCTTGCCTGATGGGGTTCAAAGTGCGCTATGACGGAAGCGAGAAAGCACAAATGACCGATCAGTTGCAGCGCTGGCAGAAAGAGCAGCGTCTTGTGATCCATTGTCCTGAACTGGCCGCCGGACTGCCAGTTCCACGTCCTCCGGCTGAGATTGTTTCTACTGATGATCAAGACGTCATGCAGGCTCAGGTCAGAATACATGAAATGACGGGGCAGGACGTCACTGAGCACTATCAGCTTGCCGCCTGGTTGGCACTTCGTACAGCTCAGGAGTCAGGTTGTACCGCTGCGCTGTTAACCGACGGCAGTCCAACATGCGGTAGCCAATTCATCTATGACGGTTCATTTAGCGGCCAGCGTAAGTCAGGTATGGGAGTCGCAGCTTCGCTACTCGCGGAACATGGAATAGCCGTGTTTTCTGAGAAGAGGCTCGCCGATCTCATTGCCTGGATTGATGAGAAAGAACGCTGA
- a CDS encoding DAPG hydrolase family protein — MLKQDIARPWLDHSALLDPAPMPLETGIKRLDDGSLMVAVRTDLQGCKGRMIDWWFTFFETTQHIKWWHPVDHVEHRGWDANWKRGQSYYGATIRAVESLAEIPPIPACLKFHNPASIFGEKTVGKAMADDCVSAIVAARIGFGEEAELDSQGDPLDGQMLHVARDTPFGCVLRSRFILGMSNDDPTYPTDEMGLALIRHCYTEFTFLSRFLPSLYYGEKANDEEIALPW, encoded by the coding sequence ATGCTAAAACAAGATATTGCCAGACCATGGCTTGATCATTCAGCGTTGCTTGATCCCGCGCCAATGCCGCTGGAGACAGGCATTAAACGTCTGGATGACGGGAGTCTGATGGTTGCAGTGCGCACCGATTTACAGGGTTGCAAAGGACGGATGATTGACTGGTGGTTTACCTTTTTTGAAACAACGCAGCACATAAAATGGTGGCATCCCGTTGACCATGTTGAGCATCGTGGTTGGGACGCCAACTGGAAACGAGGACAAAGTTACTACGGTGCCACCATCCGTGCCGTTGAATCGTTAGCTGAAATTCCGCCCATTCCCGCCTGTCTGAAATTCCATAATCCTGCGTCAATATTCGGAGAAAAAACTGTGGGAAAGGCGATGGCTGATGATTGCGTCTCGGCAATCGTTGCCGCAAGGATAGGTTTTGGTGAAGAGGCCGAACTGGATAGCCAAGGCGATCCATTGGATGGGCAAATGCTCCATGTTGCGCGGGATACGCCGTTTGGATGTGTGCTGCGTAGCCGTTTTATTCTCGGTATGAGTAATGATGATCCTACTTATCCCACCGATGAAATGGGATTAGCACTTATCCGACATTGTTATACTGAGTTCACCTTCTTATCTCGTTTCTTGCCTTCACTCTATTATGGTGAGAAAGCCAATGATGAAGAAATTGCACTTCCCTGGTGA
- a CDS encoding glycoside hydrolase family 32 protein, protein MKQRLERAEHALQDAAKKRGNAFYPLFHLAPPAGWMNDPNGLIYHQGVYHAFYQHHPFSENWGPMHWGHATSKDMVNWQHQPVALAPGEDYDRDGCFSGSAVDDNGVLSLIYTGHVWLNGEGNDSAIREVQCLATSEDGIHFTKQGVILTPPDNIMHFRDPKVWRENGCWWMVIGARDNSDCGQVLLYKGTSLQSWVLDRVLAKADSHTGYMWECPDFFPLGDEHILMCSPQGIKAQGDDYQNLFQSGCLRGSWQPGQDFTITEGFTELDHGHDFYAPQSFTATGGRRIVIAWMDMWESVMPSKAEGWAGCMTLPRELTLRDGKVRMMPVNEIETLRREHYPVAPCVLGNGVRPLVEDAQAVEIITQWDLTASDAERFGIKLGDGVSLFVDTLAQRLCLERDFPMHGIKDARSIALTPGQRLDLRMFIDRSSVEIFVNQGDATFSSRIYPQPDQRALSVFATNGKAALVHGDVWTLSAG, encoded by the coding sequence ATGAAGCAGCGACTTGAACGTGCTGAGCACGCTTTGCAGGATGCGGCAAAAAAACGCGGCAACGCATTCTATCCCCTCTTTCATCTTGCGCCACCGGCTGGCTGGATGAACGACCCGAACGGGCTGATTTACCATCAGGGTGTTTACCACGCTTTCTATCAGCACCACCCGTTCAGTGAAAACTGGGGACCCATGCACTGGGGACATGCCACCAGCAAAGACATGGTGAACTGGCAGCATCAGCCGGTTGCGCTGGCACCTGGCGAAGATTACGACCGCGATGGTTGCTTTTCCGGCAGCGCAGTAGACGACAACGGCGTACTCAGTCTGATCTATACCGGTCATGTCTGGCTTAACGGCGAAGGCAATGACAGTGCGATCCGCGAAGTGCAATGTCTGGCCACCAGCGAGGACGGCATTCATTTCACCAAACAGGGTGTGATCCTCACCCCGCCGGACAACATCATGCATTTTCGTGACCCGAAAGTGTGGCGCGAGAACGGCTGCTGGTGGATGGTGATCGGCGCACGCGATAACAGCGACTGCGGACAGGTGCTGCTCTATAAAGGAACAAGCCTGCAAAGCTGGGTGCTGGATCGCGTACTGGCTAAAGCGGACAGCCATACCGGCTATATGTGGGAATGCCCGGATTTCTTCCCGCTCGGCGATGAACATATCCTGATGTGTTCCCCGCAAGGTATCAAAGCGCAGGGCGATGATTATCAGAACTTATTCCAGAGCGGCTGCCTGCGCGGGTCGTGGCAACCGGGTCAGGACTTCACAATCACAGAAGGCTTTACCGAACTGGATCACGGCCATGATTTCTACGCACCGCAGTCATTCACGGCGACCGGTGGACGGCGGATCGTCATCGCGTGGATGGATATGTGGGAATCCGTGATGCCGTCAAAAGCGGAAGGATGGGCGGGCTGTATGACATTGCCACGCGAACTGACGCTGCGTGATGGCAAAGTGCGCATGATGCCCGTGAATGAAATCGAGACGCTGCGCCGTGAACATTATCCTGTCGCACCGTGCGTGCTCGGGAATGGCGTCCGGCCTCTGGTGGAAGATGCACAAGCCGTGGAGATCATCACGCAATGGGATCTGACCGCTTCAGATGCTGAACGCTTCGGGATAAAACTCGGGGACGGCGTATCCCTTTTTGTGGATACACTGGCGCAAAGACTCTGTCTGGAAAGGGATTTCCCGATGCACGGCATCAAAGACGCCCGTAGCATCGCACTGACACCAGGGCAACGGCTGGATTTGCGCATGTTCATCGACCGTTCGTCGGTGGAGATTTTCGTCAATCAGGGAGACGCGACGTTCAGCAGCAGAATTTATCCGCAACCCGACCAGCGCGCCCTGTCCGTTTTTGCCACCAACGGTAAAGCGGCCTTAGTTCACGGTGACGTCTGGACGCTAAGCGCAGGCTGA
- a CDS encoding TetR/AcrR family transcriptional regulator: protein MPAAVPKPRGRPSAPQEEVKKQIIDSTMTLLFDKGYDATTIEAVASQAGVAKKTVYRFAKNREELLGLSVRNWTDNYAPLTQLDPKDKSDVLPTLRKLLTAICGQALSESAVKMFRLLNTTFPGKGELLKRYNENGIERGQQLLTDWIIRQQNHGWFPMLPADISAKAILAMCVAEPLRKTAIGLTHTFEDEAVEAHLDSCMQFISLIIDQGSE, encoded by the coding sequence ATGCCAGCAGCAGTCCCAAAACCACGCGGACGCCCTTCAGCCCCACAGGAAGAAGTGAAAAAGCAGATAATCGACAGCACAATGACGTTGTTATTTGATAAAGGGTATGACGCAACAACAATAGAAGCTGTTGCATCTCAAGCCGGTGTCGCCAAAAAGACGGTATATCGCTTTGCGAAGAATCGGGAAGAACTGCTCGGCCTTTCAGTGCGTAATTGGACTGATAATTATGCGCCGCTCACACAACTCGACCCAAAGGATAAGAGTGACGTTTTACCAACCTTAAGAAAATTACTGACGGCCATTTGTGGTCAGGCACTTTCAGAATCGGCAGTGAAAATGTTCCGTCTTCTCAATACGACATTTCCGGGTAAGGGAGAACTGCTCAAAAGATATAATGAAAATGGTATTGAACGGGGCCAGCAATTACTCACCGACTGGATAATTCGGCAGCAAAATCATGGGTGGTTCCCGATGCTACCCGCAGACATCAGTGCCAAAGCCATCCTCGCTATGTGCGTCGCCGAACCTTTGCGCAAAACGGCTATTGGCTTAACTCATACCTTTGAGGATGAAGCAGTTGAGGCGCATCTGGATTCTTGCATGCAATTCATTTCCTTAATAATCGATCAGGGAAGTGAATAA
- a CDS encoding LacI family DNA-binding transcriptional regulator encodes MASLKEVAQRASVSLMTVSRAINEPQRLKPETLAKVREAIDALNYVPDFSARKMRGKSSKLSTLGVLALDTATTPFSVELLLSIELTAREFGWSSFLVSITSESDSERAVSQLLSQRPDGIIFTTMGLREVNIPPRLVGKNLVLANCISPDHALPGYIPDDFGGQYQAMKLLLQKGYRNPLCFYLPESVPAGIRRRAGAEQAWREAGMPAEQLRQFHMESGDEHYRDVVQILERFAPNGKPDFDVLICGNDRIAFLAYQVLLAKGIKIPQQVAVLGYDNMVGIGDLFIPPLTTVQLPHREIGREAVLHLIEQRPNQGLIKIDSPVLERESL; translated from the coding sequence ATGGCTTCGCTGAAAGAAGTGGCCCAACGGGCCTCAGTTTCGCTGATGACGGTGTCACGCGCCATTAACGAGCCTCAACGACTTAAGCCGGAAACACTGGCAAAGGTGCGGGAAGCGATCGATGCACTCAACTATGTGCCCGATTTCTCAGCGCGAAAAATGCGCGGTAAAAGCAGCAAACTCTCCACGCTGGGCGTGCTGGCGCTGGACACCGCAACCACGCCATTCTCCGTTGAACTGCTGCTGTCTATTGAACTCACCGCCCGTGAATTTGGCTGGAGCAGTTTTCTTGTCAGCATTACCTCTGAATCTGACAGCGAACGTGCCGTCAGTCAGCTTCTTTCCCAGCGCCCGGACGGCATTATTTTCACCACCATGGGGCTGCGTGAAGTGAATATCCCGCCGCGCCTGGTCGGTAAAAATCTTGTGCTGGCTAACTGTATCAGCCCTGATCATGCACTTCCGGGTTACATTCCTGACGATTTCGGCGGGCAGTATCAGGCCATGAAATTGCTTTTGCAAAAGGGATACCGGAATCCTCTGTGCTTTTATTTACCGGAATCTGTTCCTGCCGGGATCCGCCGCCGGGCTGGCGCAGAGCAAGCCTGGCGCGAAGCCGGAATGCCTGCGGAACAACTTCGCCAGTTTCATATGGAATCCGGTGATGAGCACTATCGTGACGTCGTACAGATTCTGGAAAGATTTGCGCCCAATGGCAAACCGGACTTTGATGTGCTGATTTGCGGCAATGACCGCATTGCTTTTCTGGCTTATCAGGTTTTGCTGGCGAAGGGGATTAAGATCCCGCAGCAGGTTGCCGTGCTGGGGTACGACAACATGGTCGGTATCGGCGATTTATTCATCCCGCCGCTGACCACCGTTCAATTACCTCACCGCGAAATTGGCCGCGAGGCGGTGTTGCATCTGATCGAACAGCGCCCCAATCAGGGATTGATAAAAATCGATTCCCCTGTACTGGAGCGCGAGTCTTTATAA
- a CDS encoding cupin domain-containing protein translates to MSLYDLKTKANTLNEAWHSQVLGHIGEANLKILRMDERSVSEEVHGYDEGLLVIDGRLELSVKGKKISVRTGELYVAKAGVPHTVEIGSFGTLFIIDLSEK, encoded by the coding sequence ATGTCGCTTTATGATCTTAAAACCAAAGCAAATACATTAAATGAGGCCTGGCACTCTCAAGTATTAGGCCACATTGGGGAAGCAAATCTCAAAATTTTACGAATGGATGAACGCTCAGTATCTGAAGAGGTACATGGATATGACGAGGGGTTACTGGTCATTGACGGACGTCTTGAGCTAAGTGTTAAAGGTAAAAAAATCTCTGTAAGGACGGGCGAGCTTTATGTAGCCAAAGCTGGCGTTCCACATACTGTGGAAATCGGCAGTTTTGGCACATTGTTTATCATTGATCTATCAGAAAAATAA
- a CDS encoding MFS transporter has translation MKNSNRSPYTLLSGLLFCFFYTWSSAFSLISLWLSQKIGLRGADTGLLFSAIALTALCAQPLYGFIQDKLGLRKNLLWAIGFLLLLSGPFFIFVFAPLLQANIFAGAVAGGLYVGATFFAGIGALESYTERVSRILGFEFGKARMWGSLGWAAATFFSGMLFNINPNLNFWMGSCSALVFLLLLWRLREVKTDALSQLEYGKPGNLRFSDATDLFRLPRFWALIVFVTGVSVYNVYDQQFPVYFSSLFSDVRNGNEMYGFLNSFQVFLEAGGMFLAPFVVNKIGAKNGLLLSGLIMALRVFGSGLAADAVTISCMKLLHAVELPILLIAMFKYITTRFDPRLSATLYLVGFQFITQVCASVFSPLAGKGYDTMGFADTYMIMGALVLSLTLISAFLLTGDKSRTPYSMDFKKGENL, from the coding sequence ATGAAGAATAGCAACCGAAGTCCTTACACATTGCTTAGCGGGTTACTTTTCTGTTTTTTCTACACCTGGTCATCAGCCTTCTCGCTTATCTCACTGTGGTTAAGCCAGAAGATTGGCCTGCGGGGGGCTGATACCGGGCTGTTATTTTCTGCCATCGCCCTGACGGCGCTTTGCGCTCAGCCGTTGTACGGTTTTATTCAGGATAAGCTGGGTTTACGCAAGAACCTGCTCTGGGCAATTGGTTTTCTGTTGCTGCTCAGTGGCCCCTTTTTCATCTTTGTCTTTGCGCCGTTACTGCAGGCCAATATTTTTGCGGGAGCGGTAGCGGGCGGGCTCTATGTCGGTGCCACTTTTTTTGCCGGGATTGGGGCGCTGGAGTCGTATACCGAACGCGTCAGTCGCATTTTAGGTTTCGAGTTTGGCAAAGCCAGAATGTGGGGATCGCTGGGCTGGGCGGCGGCGACGTTCTTCTCCGGCATGCTCTTTAACATCAATCCAAACCTTAATTTCTGGATGGGATCCTGCTCCGCGTTGGTTTTCCTGCTGTTACTGTGGAGATTACGCGAAGTCAAAACCGATGCCCTGAGTCAGCTTGAGTACGGTAAACCCGGTAATCTGCGGTTTTCCGATGCCACCGACCTGTTCCGCCTCCCCCGCTTTTGGGCGCTGATCGTATTTGTCACCGGTGTCAGCGTTTATAACGTCTATGACCAGCAATTCCCGGTGTACTTCTCGTCACTCTTCTCTGACGTCAGAAACGGCAACGAGATGTACGGTTTCCTGAATTCCTTCCAGGTATTTCTGGAAGCGGGCGGGATGTTCCTCGCGCCGTTTGTGGTTAACAAGATTGGCGCTAAAAATGGCCTGTTGCTGAGCGGTCTGATTATGGCGCTGCGCGTCTTTGGTTCAGGGCTGGCCGCGGATGCCGTCACGATTTCCTGCATGAAACTGCTGCACGCCGTGGAGTTGCCGATTCTGCTGATCGCCATGTTTAAGTACATCACCACGCGCTTCGACCCGCGCCTGTCAGCCACGCTGTATCTGGTGGGTTTCCAGTTTATTACGCAGGTCTGTGCCAGTGTGTTTTCGCCACTGGCAGGCAAAGGCTATGACACGATGGGCTTCGCCGACACCTACATGATTATGGGCGCGCTGGTACTTTCCCTCACGCTGATTTCCGCTTTCCTTCTCACCGGTGACAAGAGCCGGACTCCCTATTCAATGGACTTTAAAAAGGGCGAAAACCTATGA
- a CDS encoding DUF421 domain-containing protein: MEYYLLVLAKFVLGFLIVISHLNFSGKTQLSQMTPVDFIGNFVLGGIIGGVIYNDVIPLYQYIIVLIIGVMLISLLNAVSKRFFIFRSFAIGNPIPIIKDGKFIMENILKRKNKIDILNVASQLHAQGIHSFQNLKYAQIEPGGQITAVCEGADMPSVILIKDGRIRYSELDAIQKDEEWLHEKITSLGVEQIGDIFLAEFWHGEMTLVMSDGKVCR; encoded by the coding sequence ATGGAATATTATCTTTTAGTCTTGGCAAAATTCGTACTGGGTTTTTTGATCGTCATTTCACACCTGAATTTCTCAGGGAAAACACAGCTCTCTCAGATGACACCCGTCGATTTTATCGGCAACTTTGTCCTGGGTGGCATTATCGGCGGCGTCATTTACAACGATGTGATCCCCCTGTACCAGTATATTATCGTACTTATTATCGGCGTTATGTTGATATCTTTGCTCAATGCCGTCAGCAAGCGATTTTTTATCTTTCGTTCCTTTGCAATTGGCAATCCCATTCCTATTATCAAGGACGGGAAGTTTATTATGGAAAATATTCTAAAACGAAAAAACAAGATTGATATCCTGAACGTCGCGTCCCAGTTACATGCGCAGGGCATCCACTCTTTTCAGAACCTGAAATATGCCCAAATCGAACCGGGCGGCCAGATCACCGCGGTCTGTGAAGGCGCAGACATGCCGTCGGTGATACTGATTAAAGACGGCAGAATCAGGTACTCGGAGCTGGATGCCATTCAGAAAGACGAAGAATGGCTACATGAAAAAATCACTTCACTGGGTGTTGAACAGATCGGTGACATCTTCCTCGCCGAATTCTGGCACGGAGAAATGACGCTGGTGATGTCCGACGGGAAAGTGTGCCGGTAG
- a CDS encoding glutathione peroxidase, producing the protein MTPFHQLTANSLGGQLISMADYAGKLVLVVNTASHCGFTPQYAGLETLYKKFAASGLVVLGFPCNQFGHQEPGGADEIAQTCHIHYGVSFPMFEKVEVNGTATHPVFRYLKDELPGVLGGRIKWNFTKFLIGRDGKPLKRFAPLTSPEKMETLILAALET; encoded by the coding sequence ATGACCCCCTTTCATCAACTTACCGCCAACAGCCTGGGTGGCCAGCTTATTTCTATGGCCGACTATGCTGGCAAGCTGGTTCTGGTGGTGAATACCGCCAGCCATTGCGGCTTCACGCCACAATACGCAGGGCTTGAAACACTCTACAAGAAGTTCGCTGCCTCAGGTCTGGTGGTGCTGGGCTTCCCCTGTAACCAGTTCGGTCATCAGGAACCCGGCGGTGCCGATGAAATCGCGCAGACCTGCCACATCCACTATGGTGTGAGCTTTCCGATGTTTGAGAAAGTGGAGGTCAACGGTACCGCTACGCACCCGGTATTTCGTTACCTGAAAGACGAATTGCCCGGCGTGCTGGGTGGACGGATCAAGTGGAACTTTACTAAGTTCCTGATCGGTCGCGACGGCAAACCGCTCAAACGTTTTGCACCGCTTACCTCCCCAGAGAAAATGGAAACCCTCATTCTTGCTGCACTTGAAACCTAA
- a CDS encoding putative quinol monooxygenase has translation MLKVIAEDFIKPDCVEKVMALYRELVSATKKEPLCIAYDLYIDEKDPGHFIFIEEWPDRKALELHCESEHFRRLVPLIDQHKRKDAQYILMNSLVTAHDL, from the coding sequence ATGTTAAAAGTAATTGCCGAAGACTTTATAAAACCTGATTGTGTTGAGAAGGTTATGGCCTTGTACCGTGAGCTAGTATCGGCCACTAAAAAGGAACCTCTTTGCATCGCTTATGATCTGTATATCGATGAAAAGGATCCGGGGCATTTCATTTTTATAGAGGAATGGCCTGATCGTAAAGCTCTCGAATTGCATTGTGAAAGTGAGCATTTCAGACGGCTTGTGCCATTGATTGACCAACATAAGCGCAAAGATGCTCAATACATTCTGATGAATAGTCTTGTAACCGCGCACGACTTATAA